In Paenibacillus hexagrammi, the following are encoded in one genomic region:
- a CDS encoding ABC transporter permease subunit, with product MQSTVGIESGNISLGKRKRLAVKGRFTLFLMALPFLVLVLLFSYFPLYGWIYAFYDYRPGIPLAQSNFMGLYWFKGMIASEVQRQEVLRVLRNTAAMSGLSIATSVLPVIFAIFLSEIGKGWFKKTVQIFTTLPNFISWVLVYSFAFMLFSVDNGFVNHLLMSLGFIDRSLHLLATDDHTWLAMTLWNIWKTLGWSAIMYIAAISGIDQELYEAAKVDGAGRFKQMWHVTVPGLMPTYFVLLLLTIANFINNGFEQYYVFQNAINSNHIEVLDLYVYNIGVQNSNFFVCNRHQYVEILNKCRPALCR from the coding sequence ATGCAATCAACAGTTGGAATTGAAAGCGGAAACATATCGCTTGGAAAGCGAAAAAGGCTTGCAGTCAAGGGGAGATTCACATTGTTCCTGATGGCGCTTCCCTTTCTTGTGCTGGTGCTGTTATTTTCTTATTTCCCTCTGTACGGATGGATCTATGCCTTTTACGATTACCGTCCCGGCATCCCGCTGGCACAATCGAATTTCATGGGGCTGTACTGGTTCAAGGGGATGATAGCCAGTGAGGTACAGCGTCAGGAGGTGCTGCGCGTCTTGCGCAATACGGCTGCCATGAGCGGACTCAGTATCGCGACCTCCGTCCTGCCGGTCATATTTGCCATTTTCCTATCGGAGATCGGGAAGGGCTGGTTCAAGAAAACCGTGCAAATCTTTACCACACTGCCCAATTTTATCAGCTGGGTCCTTGTGTATTCATTCGCCTTCATGCTGTTTTCGGTGGACAACGGATTCGTGAATCACTTGCTGATGTCGCTGGGCTTCATTGATCGCTCCCTACATTTGCTGGCAACGGATGATCACACCTGGCTGGCGATGACGCTTTGGAACATTTGGAAAACGCTCGGCTGGAGCGCGATCATGTACATAGCGGCCATATCGGGGATCGATCAAGAACTGTACGAGGCAGCCAAAGTGGACGGCGCTGGGCGCTTCAAGCAAATGTGGCACGTCACAGTGCCAGGGCTAATGCCGACGTACTTTGTACTTTTGCTACTGACGATCGCCAACTTCATCAACAACGGCTTTGAACAGTATTATGTGTTTCAGAATGCGATCAATAGTAACCATATCGAGGTTCTGGACTTGTATGTCTACAATATCGGCGTTCAAAATTCTAATTTTTTCGTTTGCAACCGCCATCAGTATGTTGAAATCCTTAATAAGTGTCGTCCTGCTCTTTGTCGCTAA